A window of the Lepus europaeus isolate LE1 chromosome 5, mLepTim1.pri, whole genome shotgun sequence genome harbors these coding sequences:
- the SLC2A5 gene encoding solute carrier family 2, facilitated glucose transporter member 5 — protein MEQEGQEKKKEGRLTLVLALATLIAAFGSSFQYGYNVSVVNSPAELMRQFYNDTYYDRTGELIDEFPLTLLWSVTVSMFPFGGFVGSLLVGPLVNKFGRKGALLFNNVFSIVPAILMGCSEVARSFELIIVSRLLVGICAGVSSNVVPMYLGELAPKNLRGALGVVPQLFITIGILVAQLFGLRSILANKKGWPILLGLTGVPAALQLLLLPFFPESPRYLLIGRKNQEAARKALQTLRGWDEVDEELEEIRREDEAERAAGLVSVRRLCGMRALRWQLISVVALMGGQQLSGVNAIYYYADQIYLSAGVRDTDVQYVTAGTGAVNVLMTVCTVFVVEFLGRRLLLLLGFFTCFAACCVLTAALALQDTVSWMPYISIVCIIVYVIGHAIGPSPIPALLITEIFLQSSRPAAYMVGGSVHWLSNFTVGLVFPFIQVGLGAYSFIIFGVICLLTTIYTFLIVPETKGKSFIEINQTFIRMNKVAEVSPDREELKDFPPDVSE, from the exons ATGGAGCAGGAGGGccaggagaagaagaaggaaggg AGGCTGACCCTTGTACTCGCCTTGGCCACCCTGATAGCTGCCTTCGGGTCGTCCTTCCAGTATGGCTACAACGTGTCTGTTGTCAACTCCCCAGCTGAG CTCATGAGGCAGTTCTACAACGACACCTACTACGACAGAACCGGGGAGCTCATCGACGAGTTCCCCCTGACCTTGCTGTGGTCCGTGACTGTGTCCATGTTTCCCTTCGGAGGCTTTGTTGGGTCCCTTCTGGTCGGCCCCTTGGTGAATAAATTTGGCAg AAAAGGGGCCTTGCTGTTCAACAACGTGTTTTCCATCGTGCCTGCCATCCTCATGGGGTGCAGCGAAGTCGCCAGGTCGTTTGAGCTCATAATTGTCTCCAGACTCCTGGTGGGAATATGCGCAG GTGTGTCCTCCAACGTGGTCCCTATGTACCTGGGGGAGCTGGCCCCCAAGAACCTGCGGGGCGCCCTCGGGGTGGTGCCGCAGCTCTTCATCACCATCGGCATCCTCGTGGCCCAGCTCTTCGGCCTTCGGAGTATCCTCGCCAACAAAAAAG GCTGGCCCATCCTCCTGGGGCTGACCGGGGTCCCGGCCgccctgcagctgctgctcctgccctTCTTCCCCGAGAGCCCCAGGTACCTGCTGATCGGGAGGAAGAACCAAGAGGCCGCCAGGAAGG CCCTGCAGACGCTGCGCGGCTGGGACGAGGTGGACGAGGAGCTGGAGGAGATCCGGCGGGAAGACGAGGCGGAGCGGGCGGCCGGCCTGGTGTCCGTGCGGCGGCTGTGCGGCATGCGGGCACTGCGCTGGCAGCTCATCTCCGTCGTGGCCCTCATGGGTGGCCAGCAGCTGTCGGGAGTGAACGCG ATCTACTACTATGCAGACCAGATCTACCTGAGTGCCGGCGTGAGGGACACGGACGTCCAGTATGTGACAGCCGGCACAGGGGCTGTCAATGTGCTGATGACCGTGTGCACC gTGTTCGTGGTGGAGTTCCTGGGCCGgaggctgctgctcctcctcGGCTTCTTCACCTGCTTCGCGGCCTGCTGCGTGCTCACAGCtgcgctggccctgcag GACACCGTCTCCTGGATGCCTTACATCAGCATCGTCTGCATCATTGTCTACGTCATAGGACACGCCATCGGGCCCA gCCCCATCCCGGCTCTGCTCATCACTGAGATCTTCCTGCAGTCCTCGCGGCCGGCCGCCTACATGGTTGGGGGCAGCGTGCACTGGCTCTCCAACTTCACCGTGGGCCTGGTCTTCCCGTTCATCCAG GTGGGCCTCGGCGCTTACAGCTTCATCATCTTTGGGGTCATCTGCCTGCTCACCACCATCTACACCTTCCTGATTGTCCCCGAGACCAAGGGCAAGAGCTTCATAGAGATCAATCAGACGTTCATCAGGATGAACAAGGTGGCAGAAGTCTCGCCCGACAGAGAGGAGCTGAAGGACTTTCCTCCCGACGTCTCGGAGTAG